A part of Primulina eburnea isolate SZY01 chromosome 10, ASM2296580v1, whole genome shotgun sequence genomic DNA contains:
- the LOC140803243 gene encoding uncharacterized protein isoform X7, with the protein MNKKRWMHDRYGSKLSPVFADDSDEEDEMSLDDYRRICDLCNEPRKPGKPKLYGGLVTFVNADKIVDLRYLSELALKLFDDAKSNSFKLLKVCKINHGGCGYYGLTFRAQEDGIKHSLVFRGVVHAANGKKEALFCEIKVPSSSLCLPC; encoded by the exons ATGAA CAAAAAACGGTGGATGCATGATCGCTATGGTTCGAAGTTGTCTCCTGTATTTGCGGACGACTCTGATGAAGAGGACGAGATGTCGTTGGATGATTACCGTAGA ATATGTGACTTATGTAATGAACCACGGAAGCCTGGTAAGCCTAAGCTGTACGGTGGACTAGTCACATTTGTGAACGCGGACAAAATAGTTGATCTGAGATATCTGTCGGAATTAGCTTTGAAATTGTTCGATGACGCCAAG TCGAACAGTTTCAAGCTCTTGAAGGTTTGCAAGATCAACCATGGTGGTTGTGGATATTACGGGTTGACTTTTAGGGCACAGGAAGATGGAATTAAGCATAGCCTTGTTTTTCGAGGTGTTGTTCATGCGGCGAATGGGAAAAAAGAGGCGTTGTTTTGTGAGATAAAGGTACCATCTTCTTCACTCTGTTTACCTTGTTAG